From one Cydia strobilella chromosome 24, ilCydStro3.1, whole genome shotgun sequence genomic stretch:
- the LOC134752273 gene encoding uncharacterized protein LOC134752273 isoform X1: MTNDFKPWAAHHAATDKDIQERHSTDIAILPLFREYAHTPAMMLHSMNIVTKATKFINPDQIPVIVADQPLYTLLKQLQYLFPLKVGEDKILIMMGGLHIEMAALRLIGQWLSGSGWVEALVQANVTTQGRSESMLTASHVTRTRYAHQVTAAALYYLQKEAYQAQLDVGDEAQGPLITFGEWRLEKCASTPQFKYWDLVLNLELMILQFVGAIRKGDYKIYLDSIRRLLPWFFALDHINYSRWLSVHLRDLVNLEKMHPDLLKHFEKGQFVARKTDRPFSGIALDQAHEQINAILKGDGGMIGITENADSLRKWIIAAPELAALIESFESEILPTESVHDYRHHSDTAANQELFMCEVKSLIATIKELGSPFLEETKDLYNIDTKNVASSEVVETVFNIEKFGNEQYENFCKERLNGGKSLLEPIKLNKYARFSTSSKKSDSKTKAKLVGLKNDCSLFSKLYIATCEHRTGSLDSFFAHENQATPPSLSVMGKMRSGTKSDLLKCLINHCDPAHTAIVPSSPPVSAKVLDGSALVHMLSPGHNKIFHEYADTVFIPFLHREFATVSRIDLVWDRYDNESLKNTTREKRGTGQRTRVTLNTKIPKGWSNFLRDSTNKEELFHLLTSQCHTAKYASNKELYVTDGEVVLSNSSRDKQKLEPCNHEEADTRMMVHVADAVAQGHTKIMLRTVDTDVVVLAVACISQLPELQELWVHIGTGKNHQFLSCHAIAASLGPERTEVLPFFHAFSGCDTVSFLCGKGKKSVFQAWSGYPAVTEGFKYAKQGNIEQALPILEKFVIVLYDKSGTSRRVNECRKVLFTQRNLQLENLPPTEDALHKHILRAVYQGGYVWGQIIAPQQELPCPADWGWSKENGHWEPIWTGLPAAAVACLELIRCRCKTKCAGRCSCFKKQLKCTDLCACSGNCEQ; encoded by the exons ATGACAAATGATTTCAAGCCATGGGCTGCGCATCATGCTGCAACTGACAAAGATATCCAAGAGCGACACAGCACAGACATAGCTATCTTGCCGTTGTTCAGAGAATATGCTCATACACCCGCTATGATGCTGCACTCAATGAACATAGTAACCAAGGCAACGAAGTTCATTAATCCCGACCAGATTCCCGTAATTGTCGCCGATCAACCACTGTATACCCTTCTAAAACAACTGCAATATTTGTTTCCCTTGAAGGTAGGAGAGGACAAGATTTTAATAATGATGGGTGGACTACATATTGAAATGGCTGCTCTTCGACTAATTGGACAGTGGTTGAGTGGAAGTGGGTGGGTGGAAGCCTTAGTACAGGCAAATGTGACGACACAGGGTAGATCAGAATCTATGTTGACAGCATCACACGTAACACGAACGAGATATGCTCATCAG GTGACTGCCGCAGCTCTGTATTATTTGCAGAAAGAGGCCTACCAAGCCCAATTGGATGTCGGCGATGAAGCACAAGGGCCGTTAATCACTTTCGGAGAGTGGCGTCTGGAAAAATGCGCTAGCACGCCTCAATTCAAATATTGGGATTTAGTGCTGAATCTCGAGCTGATGATCTTACAGTTCGTTGGGGCAATCAGAAAAGGAgattataaaatatacctagATTCCATAAGAAGATTACTGCCGTGGTTCTTTGCATTAGACCACATAAATTACTCCAGATGGCTCTCAGTTCATCTCAGAGACTTAGTGAACTTAGAAAAAATGCATCCAGACTTGTTGAAGCATTTCGAAAAAGGCCAATTCGTGGCAAGAAAGACTGATAGGCCCTTCTCTGGAATAGCCCTAGATCAAGCGCATGAGCAAATTAATGCTATCCTAAAGGGAGATGGTG GTATGATTGGCATTACCGAAAATGCTGACTCTTTACGCAAATGGATTATAGCTGCGCCTGAATTGGCTGCTTTAATTGAAAGCTTCGAAAGTGAGATTCTACCGACCGAATCTGTCCATGATTATCGTCATCATTCCGACACTGCCGCTAATCAAGAACTATTCATGTGCGAAGTAAAATCTTTAATAGCAACGATTAAGGAACTCGGCAGTCCGTTTCTAGAAGAGACGAAAGATCTTTATAATATTGATACAAAGAATGTCGCTTCTTCAGAAGTAGTAGAAACAGTTTTCAATATAGAAAAGTTTGGCAACGAGCAGTACGAAAATTTTTGTAAGGAAAGACTGAATGGTGGGAAAAGTTTGCTTGAGCCGATCAAACTTAATAAGTATGCTCGATTTAGTACCAGTTCCAAGAAGTCTGACAGCAAAACGAAAGCGAAATTAGTTGGGCTCAAAAATGATTGTAGTCTCTTCAGCAAGCTATATATAGCTACGTGCGAGCACAGAACAGGAAGCCTGGATTCATTTTTCGCTCACGAAAATCAAGCTACACCTCCATCATTATCAGTCATGGGAAAAATGCGATCAGGAACCAAATCAGATCTTTTGAAATGCCTGATCAACCATTGTGATCCAGCTCACACAGCCATAGTGCCGAGTTCACCACCAGTATCAGCCAAAGTTTTAGATGGTTCTGCCTTGGTGCATATGCTAAGCCCTGGACACAACAAAATATTTCATGAGTATGCTGACACAGTGTTTATACCTTTTTTGCATAGAGAATTTGCCACTGTATCACGTATAGATTTAGTATGGGATAGGTATGACAATGAAAGTCTTAAAAATACAACAAGAGAGAAACGTGGCACTGGACAAAGAACACGAGTTACCCTAAACACTAAGATTCCCAAGGGTTGGTCAAATTTTCTTAGGGATAGTACAAATAAAGAGGAATTATTCCATCTTCTTACGTCCCAGTGTCATACCGCAAAATATGCAAGTAACAAAGAATTGTACGTGACGGATGGTGAGGTAGTTCTCAGCAATAGTAGCAGAGACAAACAAAAACTAGAACCATGCAACCACGAGGAAGCAGACACGCGCATGATGGTCCATGTAGCTGATGCTGTAGCCCAAGGtcacacaaaaattatgctacGCACAGTGGATACTGATGTTGTTGTTCTAGCAGTTGCATGTATATCACAATTGCCGGAGCTCCAGGAGTTATGGGTTCATATCGGCACAGGAAAGAATCACCAGTTCCtctcgtgccatgctattgcaGCTTCTTTAG gaccagaaaggacagaagtcttgccattcttccacgccttttcaggttgcgacactgtttcttttttgtgtggaaagggaaaaaaaagcgtatttcaagcttggagcggatatcctgctgtaacggagggatttaaatacgccaaacaaggcaatattgagcaggcgttgccaatattggaaaaatttgttattGTCTTGTATGATAA atcaggtacaagtaggcgtgtaaatgagtgccgaaaAGTACTTTTTACACAAAGAAATCTCCaattagagaatctgcctccaacggaagatgcgctacacaaacatattctccgtgcagtttaccaaggagggTATGTTTGGGGGCAGATTATAGCTCCTCAGCAAGAGCTACCATGCCCTGCTGACTGGGGCTGGTCGAAAGAAAATGGtcattgggagcccatatggacagGCCTACCTGCGGCGGCTGTTGCTTGT
- the LOC134752273 gene encoding uncharacterized protein LOC134752273 isoform X2, translating to MTNDFKPWAAHHAATDKDIQERHSTDIAILPLFREYAHTPAMMLHSMNIVTKATKFINPDQIPVIVADQPLYTLLKQLQYLFPLKVGEDKILIMMGGLHIEMAALRLIGQWLSGSGWVEALVQANVTTQGRSESMLTASHVTRTRYAHQVTAAALYYLQKEAYQAQLDVGDEAQGPLITFGEWRLEKCASTPQFKYWDLVLNLELMILQFVGAIRKGDYKIYLDSIRRLLPWFFALDHINYSRWLSVHLRDLVNLEKMHPDLLKHFEKGQFVARKTDRPFSGIALDQAHEQINAILKGDGGMIGITENADSLRKWIIAAPELAALIESFESEILPTESVHDYRHHSDTAANQELFMCEVKSLIATIKELGSPFLEETKDLYNIDTKNVASSEVVETVFNIEKFGNEQYENFCKERLNGGKSLLEPIKLNKYARFSTSSKKSDSKTKAKLVGLKNDCSLFSKLYIATCEHRTGSLDSFFAHENQATPPSLSVMGKMRSGTKSDLLKCLINHCDPAHTAIVPSSPPVSAKVLDGSALVHMLSPGHNKIFHEYADTVFIPFLHREFATVSRIDLVWDRYDNESLKNTTREKRGTGQRTRVTLNTKIPKGWSNFLRDSTNKEELFHLLTSQCHTAKYASNKELYVTDGEVVLSNSSRDKQKLEPCNHEEADTRMMVHVADAVAQGHTKIMLRTVDTDVVVLAVACISQLPELQELWVHIGTGKNHQFLSCHAIAASLGPERTEVLPFFHAFSGCDTVSFLCGKGKKSVFQAWSGYPAVTEGFKYAKQGNIEQALPILEKFVIVLYDK from the exons ATGACAAATGATTTCAAGCCATGGGCTGCGCATCATGCTGCAACTGACAAAGATATCCAAGAGCGACACAGCACAGACATAGCTATCTTGCCGTTGTTCAGAGAATATGCTCATACACCCGCTATGATGCTGCACTCAATGAACATAGTAACCAAGGCAACGAAGTTCATTAATCCCGACCAGATTCCCGTAATTGTCGCCGATCAACCACTGTATACCCTTCTAAAACAACTGCAATATTTGTTTCCCTTGAAGGTAGGAGAGGACAAGATTTTAATAATGATGGGTGGACTACATATTGAAATGGCTGCTCTTCGACTAATTGGACAGTGGTTGAGTGGAAGTGGGTGGGTGGAAGCCTTAGTACAGGCAAATGTGACGACACAGGGTAGATCAGAATCTATGTTGACAGCATCACACGTAACACGAACGAGATATGCTCATCAG GTGACTGCCGCAGCTCTGTATTATTTGCAGAAAGAGGCCTACCAAGCCCAATTGGATGTCGGCGATGAAGCACAAGGGCCGTTAATCACTTTCGGAGAGTGGCGTCTGGAAAAATGCGCTAGCACGCCTCAATTCAAATATTGGGATTTAGTGCTGAATCTCGAGCTGATGATCTTACAGTTCGTTGGGGCAATCAGAAAAGGAgattataaaatatacctagATTCCATAAGAAGATTACTGCCGTGGTTCTTTGCATTAGACCACATAAATTACTCCAGATGGCTCTCAGTTCATCTCAGAGACTTAGTGAACTTAGAAAAAATGCATCCAGACTTGTTGAAGCATTTCGAAAAAGGCCAATTCGTGGCAAGAAAGACTGATAGGCCCTTCTCTGGAATAGCCCTAGATCAAGCGCATGAGCAAATTAATGCTATCCTAAAGGGAGATGGTG GTATGATTGGCATTACCGAAAATGCTGACTCTTTACGCAAATGGATTATAGCTGCGCCTGAATTGGCTGCTTTAATTGAAAGCTTCGAAAGTGAGATTCTACCGACCGAATCTGTCCATGATTATCGTCATCATTCCGACACTGCCGCTAATCAAGAACTATTCATGTGCGAAGTAAAATCTTTAATAGCAACGATTAAGGAACTCGGCAGTCCGTTTCTAGAAGAGACGAAAGATCTTTATAATATTGATACAAAGAATGTCGCTTCTTCAGAAGTAGTAGAAACAGTTTTCAATATAGAAAAGTTTGGCAACGAGCAGTACGAAAATTTTTGTAAGGAAAGACTGAATGGTGGGAAAAGTTTGCTTGAGCCGATCAAACTTAATAAGTATGCTCGATTTAGTACCAGTTCCAAGAAGTCTGACAGCAAAACGAAAGCGAAATTAGTTGGGCTCAAAAATGATTGTAGTCTCTTCAGCAAGCTATATATAGCTACGTGCGAGCACAGAACAGGAAGCCTGGATTCATTTTTCGCTCACGAAAATCAAGCTACACCTCCATCATTATCAGTCATGGGAAAAATGCGATCAGGAACCAAATCAGATCTTTTGAAATGCCTGATCAACCATTGTGATCCAGCTCACACAGCCATAGTGCCGAGTTCACCACCAGTATCAGCCAAAGTTTTAGATGGTTCTGCCTTGGTGCATATGCTAAGCCCTGGACACAACAAAATATTTCATGAGTATGCTGACACAGTGTTTATACCTTTTTTGCATAGAGAATTTGCCACTGTATCACGTATAGATTTAGTATGGGATAGGTATGACAATGAAAGTCTTAAAAATACAACAAGAGAGAAACGTGGCACTGGACAAAGAACACGAGTTACCCTAAACACTAAGATTCCCAAGGGTTGGTCAAATTTTCTTAGGGATAGTACAAATAAAGAGGAATTATTCCATCTTCTTACGTCCCAGTGTCATACCGCAAAATATGCAAGTAACAAAGAATTGTACGTGACGGATGGTGAGGTAGTTCTCAGCAATAGTAGCAGAGACAAACAAAAACTAGAACCATGCAACCACGAGGAAGCAGACACGCGCATGATGGTCCATGTAGCTGATGCTGTAGCCCAAGGtcacacaaaaattatgctacGCACAGTGGATACTGATGTTGTTGTTCTAGCAGTTGCATGTATATCACAATTGCCGGAGCTCCAGGAGTTATGGGTTCATATCGGCACAGGAAAGAATCACCAGTTCCtctcgtgccatgctattgcaGCTTCTTTAG gaccagaaaggacagaagtcttgccattcttccacgccttttcaggttgcgacactgtttcttttttgtgtggaaagggaaaaaaaagcgtatttcaagcttggagcggatatcctgctgtaacggagggatttaaatacgccaaacaaggcaatattgagcaggcgttgccaatattggaaaaatttgttattGTCTTGTATGATAAGTAA